The Erigeron canadensis isolate Cc75 chromosome 4, C_canadensis_v1, whole genome shotgun sequence genome window below encodes:
- the LOC122595487 gene encoding tropinone reductase homolog At5g06060-like, whose amino-acid sequence MMTTEQMSNINVVSKNPRWSLSGMTALVTGGTRGIGHAVVEELAGFGATVHTCSRNEAELNKHLQEWSAKGFSVTGSVCDLTSHPQRQQFVEKVSLLYSGKLNILINNVGTGLGKPTTEYTAEEYSMLMATNLESSYHMCQLAHPLLKASGVGNIVFISSVAGLVHVCVGSIYGATKGAMNQLTKNLACEWAKDNIRTNCVAPWFTKTSLIEEVLDNKEFMDRIESRTPLQRLAEANEVSSLVAFLCLPAASYITGQVIAVDGGFTVNGFP is encoded by the exons ATGATGACCACTGAACAAATGAGTAACATTAATGTTGTGTCTAAAAATCCCAGATGGTCATTATCTGGAATGACTGCTCTAGTCACTGGAGGTACACGTGGAATCGGACACGCTGTAGTGGAGGAACTTGCTGGGTTCGGAGCTACGGTGCATACATGTTCTCGCAATGAAGCCGAACTTAACAAACATTTACAAGAATGGTCAGCTAAAGGATTTAGTGTCACTGGATCCGTTTGCGACTTAACTTCTCATCCCCAACGACAACAGTTTGTCGAAAAAGTTTCGTTACTATACAGTGGCAAGCTTAACATCTTA ATAAATAATGTTGGGACAGGACTTGGTAAACCTACTACTGAGTATACCGCGGAGGAATATTCCATGCTCATGGCTACAAATTTAGAGTCCTCTTACCATATGTGTCAACTTGCACATCCTCTTTTAAAGGCTTCTGGAGTTGGAAATATTGTGTTCATTTCCTCTGTTGCAGGTCTGGTTCATGTTTGTGTTGGGTCTATTTACGGCGCAACCAAAG GTGCAATGAATCAACTTACAAAGAATTTAGCCTGTGAATGGGCAAAAGACAATATCCGGACCAATTGTGTAGCACCATGGTTCACTAAAACCTCACTTATTGAAGAG GTACTTGATAATAAGGAGTTTATGGATCGAATAGAATCGAGAACTCCTCTGCAGCGACTTGCAGAAGCAAATGAAGTTTCGTCTCTAGTGGCATTCCTTTGCCTGCCTGCTGCTTCTTACATTACTGGTCAAGTAATTGCTGTCGATGGAGGATTTACAGTCAACGGTTTCCCTTGA